Proteins from a single region of Carettochelys insculpta isolate YL-2023 chromosome 17, ASM3395843v1, whole genome shotgun sequence:
- the EDEM2 gene encoding ER degradation-enhancing alpha-mannosidase-like protein 2 — translation MARSWYLLCCLWALRLPGAQEAAAAAAAREIDTAHYRERVRSMFYHAYDNYLENAFPYDELRPLTCDGQDTWGSFSLTLIDALDTLLILGNISEFQRVVNVLQDGVDFDIDVNASVFETNIRVVGGLLSAHLLSKKAGVEVEAGWPCSGPLLRMAEEAARKLLPAFQTPTGMPYGTVNLLHGVNPGETPVTCTAGIGTFIVEFATLSHLTGDPVFENVARKALKALWKNRSDIGLVGNHIDVVTAKWVAQDAGIGAGVDSYFEYLVKGAILLHDEELMSMFLDYNKAIKNYTKFDDWYLWVQMYKGTVSMPVFQSLEAYWPGLQTLIGDINSAMRTILNYYTVWKQFGGLPEFYNIPQGYTVEKREGYPLRPELIESAMYLYHATRDPTLLELGRDAVESIEKTSKVECGFATIKDLRDHRLDNRMESFFLAETVKYLYLLFDPDNFIHNDGSTFDVVPVPHGECILGAGGYVFNTEAHPIDPAALHCCRKQKEEQWEVQDLMRELLFPKRSRKPPLRQAADRSGRESQAASADATSQSSRRETDPEKITRRQPPLLSCPSQPFTSRLAILGQVFLDNT, via the exons ATGGCCCGCTCCTGGtacctgctgtgctgcctctgGGCCCTGCGCCTGCCGGGCGCCCAggaggcggcggcagcggcggcggccCGCGAGATAGACACCGCCCACTACCG AGAGCGAGTCAGGTCCATGTTCTACCACGCCTACGACAACTACCTGGAGAACGCCTTTCCCTACGACGAGCTGCGGCCCCTGACGTGCGATGGGCAGGACACCTGGGGAAG TTTTTCTCTCACGCTGATTGATGCTTTGGACACTCTACTT ATTCTGGGAAATATTTCTGAGTTCCAGAGAGTTGTTAATGTGCTGCAGGATGGGGTGGATTTTGATATTGATGTAAATGCATCTGTCTTTGAAACCAACATCCGAG TGGTAGGTGGTCTCCTGTCTGCTCACTTGCTGTCTAAGAAAGCTGGTGTTGAAGTGGAAGCAGGATGGCCATGCTCAGGGCCTCTTCTGAGGATGGCTGAAGAAGCTGCTCGTAAACTCCTGCCAG CTTTTCAGACACCTACTGGCATGCCATATGGAACAGTGAACTTGCTGCATGGAGTAAATCCTGGAGAGACTCCGGTTACATGTACTGCTGGTATTGGTACTTTCATAGTAGAATTTGCCACGTTAAGCCATCTGACGGGTGATCCAGTGTTTGAGAATGTCGCTAGAAAAGCCCTTAAGGCACTGTGGAAAAATCGCTCAGATATTGGATTG GTTGGTAACCACATTGATGTCGTAACTGCCAAATGGGTAGCCCAGGATGCTGGCATTGGGGCTGGGGTAGATTCCTACTTTGAGTATCTTGTTAAAGGAGCCATTCTGCTGCATGATGAAGAGCTAATGTCAATGTTCCTAG ACTATAACAAAGCCATTAAGAACTACACCAAATTCGATGACTGGTACCTGTGGGTTCAGATGTACAAAGGGACAGTGTCCATGCCTGTCTTTCAGTCCCTGGAGGCCTACTGGCCAGGCTTACAG aCTTTGATAGGAGACATCAATAGTGCCATGCGAACAATCCTCAACTATTACACAGTTTGGAAACAGTTTGGTGGGCTGCCTGAGTTTTACAACATTCCGCAAGGCTATACAGTGGAGAAGCGAGAAGGATACCCGCTGAGACCTG AGCTGATTGAGAGTGCCATGTATCTGTACCATGCCACACGAGATCCCACCCTCTTAGAACTGGGGAGAGATGCTGTGGAGTCCATAGAGAAAACCAGTAAGGTCGAGTGTGGATTTGCAACA ATCAAAGACCTGAGGGATCACCGACTGGATAATCGTATGGAATCCTTCTTCTTGGCTGAAACAGTGAAATACTTGTATCTTCTGTTCGACCCAGATAACTTCATTCATAATGATGGCTCAACCTTTGATGTGGTACCCGTGCCGCATGGGGAGTGCATCCTGGGTGCTGGTGGATACGTCTTTAACACAGAAGCTCACCCGATAGATCCTGCTGCCCTACATTGCTGTAGGAAGCAGAAGGAAGAGCAATGGGAAGTACAAGACTTAATGAGAGAGCTTCTCTTTCCGAAGAGAAGCAGAAAGCCCCCACTCAGGCAAGCAGCAGATCGCAGTGGGAGGGAAAGCCAGGCAGCCTCAGCCGATGCCACCTCGCAAAGCAGCAGAAGGGAAACAGACCCAGAGAAGATCACCAGAAGGCAACCCCCTCTCCTGAGCTGCCCTAGTCAGCCCTTTACCTCCAGGCTTGCCATTCTCGGACAGGTCTTTCTAGACAACACGTGA